A part of Cryptococcus tetragattii IND107 chromosome 3, whole genome shotgun sequence genomic DNA contains:
- a CDS encoding TIGR01458 family HAD hydrolase: MPHSLKLKALLIDLNGTLHIGSESTPSAVKAIERLRSARIPFIFCSNSTKESSASLLNKLRKIGFDAKKEELITSLSACRMIVEEKGLKHPLLLMSPSAKEEFSIVQPPQGTNHDAVILGLHPDSLSYEHLNKAFRVLKGEPLSSQEKSSSTEERRPPLIAPHASMFMQDSGSSSLPAGLSPGIGPFVRALEEAANVKAEIVGKPTKGFFELALEKLKELSGEDFERNEVAVVGDDVDNDLGNGARELGLKRILVRTGKYRKDAEKKVEHPPDTVYDTFAAFVDDLV; the protein is encoded by the exons ATGCCGCA CTCACTAAAGCTCAAAGCTCTTCTCATTGACCTCAATGGGACTCTTCATATAGGCTCGGAGAGCACCCCTTCAGCGGTTAAAGCCATTGAGCGTTTACGATCGGCTCGCATACCCTTCATATTCTGCTCCAATTCGACCAAAGAATCTTCTGCAAGCTTGTTAAACAAattgaggaagattggGTTTGATGCTaagaaggaggagttgATCACAAGTCTGAGCGCGTGTCGAATGATtgttgaggaaaaaggGTTAAA ACACCCCTTGCTCTTAATGTCACCATCAGCCAAAGAAGAGTTTTCAATTGTTCAGCCTCCACAAGGTACAAATCACGACGCTGTCATCCTAGGGCTTCATCCCGACTCTCTTTCATACGAGCACCTCAACAAAGCATTTCGCGTCTTGAAAGGCGAGccactctcttctcaagAAAAGAGCAGTTCTACAGAAGAACGCAGGCCACCCTTGATAGCACCCCATGCCTCCATGTTTATGCAAGATTCAGGGTCATCGTCACTTCCAGCCGGCTTATCGCCTGGTATAGGTCCATTCGTAAGGGCACTGGAGGAGGCAGCCAACGTGAAAGCCGAGATCGTAGGAAAACCAACTAAAGGCTTCTTTGAGTTGGCCCTCGAGAAATTGAAAGAGTTGAGTGGGGAGGATTTTGAACGGAATGAAGTGGCGGTAGTAGGTGACGACGTGGATAATGACCTCGGAAATGGTGCCCGAGAGCTTGGACTAAAAAGAATACTAG TGAGGACAGGAAAATATCGGAAAGAcgcagagaagaaagttGAGCATCCCCCCGATACGGTGTATGATACATTTGCGGCGTTCGTGGATGATTTGGTTTAG
- a CDS encoding thioredoxin translates to MLGHFSKSVRLSVAPLRTSLTQRAFHASPVARDHILDASDEVFEKRALDSGNSKPVLVDFYASWCQPCRVLTPLLKRVTGPESNYDLLTINVDDYPEVAAKYKVSALPTVVAFKNGAVKNKFVGFRGQDDINKFLGML, encoded by the exons ATGCTTGGCCATTTCTCAAAATCCGTTAGGCTCTCGGTCGCTCCTCTCCGCACAAGTCTTACTCAGCGTGCCTTCCACGCCTCTCCTGTAGCGCGGGACCACATTCTTGATGCCAGCGACGAAGTCTTTGAGAAGCGAGCGCTTGACTCCGGTAACTCCAAACCCGTTTTGGTGGACTTTTATGCCAG CTGGTGCCAGCCTTGCCGTGTCCTCACTCCGTTACTCAAACGAGTCACCGGCCCAGAATCCAATTACGACTTGTTAACTATCAATGTTGATGACTATCCTGAAGTTGCTGCCAAGTACAAGGTGTCTGCCTTGCCCACGGTAGTGGCATTCAAAAATGGTGCTGTCAAGAACAAGTTCG TTGGGTTCAGGGGACAAGATGACATTAACAAGTTCTTGGGCATGCTTTAA